A part of Actinomycetota bacterium genomic DNA contains:
- a CDS encoding response regulator, translating into MPDGRITVFLADDNLIVREGVRALLGLEADIEIVGVAADYDGLVDGATEAHPQVVVTDIRMPPAFQREGIDAAKEVRKRHPGTGVVVLSQYDEPEYAISLLSEGAAGYAYLLKDRVAEGDQLARAVREVATGGSMLDPKIVEALVTPVTGGGELNATEEELLRLVAEGRPIKAIAVAQHTTPSDVSDAVEKLFLRLAEQATTGAAGSLRRLRMLHQAIVDREEQGETLSRLLPGGVADKLRNEGRNIGETENLVVTVLMADVRGYSTIAEDADLSVLARQLNEHRAEMNKAILGEEGTVMQFVGDGTMAVFGAPIPRADHADRAFLAAAAMHRGQAEVNVRWQEQGLAPWGIGIGLTTGEVAAAMLGSEERLEYTLVGDTVNLSQRLQQWAEPGEIVLSDATHAVLTVPCDAEALEPALVKGRHTPVLSYRVRSSGGSI; encoded by the coding sequence ATGCCCGACGGGCGGATCACGGTGTTCCTCGCCGACGACAACCTCATCGTGCGCGAAGGCGTGCGTGCGCTGCTCGGCCTCGAGGCCGACATCGAGATCGTGGGTGTCGCCGCGGACTACGACGGGCTCGTCGACGGCGCCACCGAGGCGCACCCGCAGGTGGTCGTCACCGACATTCGCATGCCACCTGCGTTCCAACGCGAAGGGATCGACGCGGCCAAGGAGGTTCGGAAGCGCCACCCGGGCACCGGCGTGGTCGTGCTCTCCCAGTACGACGAGCCCGAGTACGCCATCTCGCTCCTGAGCGAAGGCGCGGCGGGTTACGCGTACCTGCTGAAGGACCGGGTGGCGGAGGGCGACCAGCTGGCCCGGGCGGTACGCGAGGTGGCCACCGGCGGCTCGATGCTCGACCCCAAGATCGTCGAGGCGCTCGTGACGCCCGTGACCGGCGGGGGCGAGCTCAACGCGACGGAGGAGGAGCTGCTCCGCCTGGTGGCCGAGGGCCGGCCGATCAAGGCCATCGCCGTGGCCCAGCACACCACGCCTTCTGACGTTTCCGATGCGGTCGAGAAGCTCTTCCTGCGGTTGGCCGAGCAGGCCACGACCGGCGCGGCCGGCTCGCTGCGCCGCCTGCGCATGCTGCACCAGGCCATCGTCGACCGCGAGGAGCAGGGCGAGACGCTGAGTCGCCTGCTGCCCGGGGGCGTGGCCGACAAGTTGCGCAACGAGGGACGCAACATCGGTGAGACCGAAAACCTCGTCGTCACCGTGCTCATGGCCGACGTGCGGGGTTACTCGACCATCGCGGAGGACGCTGACCTCAGTGTGCTCGCGCGCCAGCTCAACGAGCACCGGGCCGAGATGAACAAGGCCATCCTGGGCGAGGAGGGCACCGTCATGCAGTTCGTGGGCGACGGGACGATGGCCGTCTTCGGCGCACCGATCCCGAGGGCCGACCACGCAGACCGTGCGTTCCTCGCGGCGGCGGCGATGCACAGGGGCCAGGCCGAGGTCAACGTGCGCTGGCAGGAGCAGGGCCTGGCGCCATGGGGCATCGGCATCGGCCTCACGACCGGTGAGGTCGCGGCTGCCATGCTCGGGTCGGAGGAACGGCTGGAGTACACGCTCGTGGGCGACACGGTGAACCTCTCGCAGCGGCTGCAGCAGTGGGCGGAGCCGGGCGAGATCGTGTTGAGCGACGCGACGCACGCGGTGCTGACCGTGCCGTGCGACGCGGAGGCCCTCGAACCGGCCCTGGTCAAGGGCCGCCACACGCCCGTGCTGTCCTACCGCGTGCGCTCGTCTGGAGGCTCGATATGA
- a CDS encoding response regulator transcription factor, protein MDEVEETPVSVLVVDDQAPFRRAASTVVALTKGFEMVGEARSGEEAETMVTELSPRLVLMDINMDGIDGIEATRRIKAAHPEVVVVLLSTYSEDDLPSGARTCGAAAYLNKERFGPAALQELAGENGLN, encoded by the coding sequence ATGGACGAGGTGGAAGAAACACCCGTCTCCGTCCTCGTCGTCGACGATCAGGCTCCGTTCCGGCGGGCCGCGTCGACGGTCGTCGCGCTCACCAAAGGGTTCGAGATGGTCGGCGAGGCGCGCTCGGGTGAGGAAGCGGAGACGATGGTGACCGAGCTGTCGCCCCGCCTCGTCCTCATGGACATCAACATGGACGGGATCGACGGCATCGAGGCCACCCGCCGCATCAAGGCCGCGCACCCCGAGGTGGTGGTCGTGCTGCTGTCGACGTACTCGGAGGACGACCTCCCGTCGGGCGCCCGCACGTGCGGAGCGGCCGCCTACCTCAACAAGGAGCGCTTCGGTCCGGCGGCCCTGCAGGAGCTGGCAGGCGAGAACGGCCTCAACTGA
- a CDS encoding MBL fold metallo-hydrolase: protein MRVYICGVRGSTPAPGPEFVRYGGNTSCVALARDGGPPTLVLDAGTGLQRLTQVLDGRPFRGSILLGHLHWDHTHGLPFFRAGDHPDAHVDLHMPAQGDPVAVLARVLSPPHFPIGPLDLRGDWAFHALEPGDHTIEGFAVTAREIPHKGGRTFGYRVSTGGLAIAYLSDHSPITLGPGPDGLGEYHDAALELARDVDLLLHDAQYTAAELPERATFGHSAAEYAVGLAERAGARRLLLFHHDPPRTDDAVDEIVRSHQRPDVDVQAAAEGMVFDL from the coding sequence GTGCGCGTGTACATCTGCGGGGTGCGAGGCTCGACGCCCGCCCCCGGGCCCGAGTTCGTCCGTTACGGCGGCAACACGTCGTGTGTCGCGCTCGCGCGCGACGGTGGGCCGCCGACGCTCGTGCTCGACGCGGGCACCGGCCTGCAGCGCCTGACCCAGGTGCTCGACGGCCGGCCGTTCCGGGGCTCGATCCTGCTCGGCCACCTGCACTGGGACCACACCCACGGCCTGCCCTTCTTCCGCGCCGGCGATCATCCCGACGCTCACGTCGACCTGCACATGCCCGCCCAGGGTGACCCGGTCGCGGTGCTGGCGCGCGTGCTGTCGCCGCCGCACTTCCCCATCGGGCCCCTCGACCTGCGCGGCGACTGGGCCTTCCACGCGCTCGAGCCCGGCGACCACACCATCGAGGGCTTCGCGGTGACGGCGCGCGAGATCCCCCACAAGGGCGGACGCACGTTCGGGTACCGGGTATCGACCGGCGGGCTCGCCATCGCCTACCTGTCCGACCACAGCCCGATCACGCTGGGGCCCGGGCCTGACGGGCTGGGCGAGTACCACGACGCCGCGCTCGAGCTGGCCCGCGACGTCGACCTGCTGTTGCACGACGCGCAGTACACCGCCGCGGAGCTGCCCGAGCGGGCGACGTTCGGGCACTCGGCCGCCGAGTACGCGGTCGGTCTGGCCGAGCGAGCCGGAGCCCGCCGGCTGCTCCTGTTCCACCACGACCCACCGCGCACCGACGACGCCGTCGACGAGATCGTGCGGTCCCATCAACGGCCCGACGTCGACGTGCAGGCCGCGGCGGAGGGCATGGTGTTCGACCTGTGA
- the nhaA gene encoding Na+/H+ antiporter NhaA has product MTAAADDGDARAHGGQGSRGRRRLPSPPGCAGKTGRRPVVDAQEPPVVTPSRWSRSRPDRPPTTPARASTVARPVREFFATEASGGLVLLGAAAVALVWANSPWQASYRTLWSTNLSLGVGGYSIDGALRLWVNEGLMTIFFLVVGLEIRRELASGELRDRRRAALPVLAAAGGMLVPALLYLVVNAGGRGARGWGIPMATDIAFSLGVVALLGRCVPASLRLFLLTLAVADDLGALVVLVAAYSTGVSMRALVVAVALVLLVVVLKRIGVRWTPLYVGVGVAIWLALHEAGVNPTLAGVAMGLLAPVEPALPEHAIATVRSRLGDVSTVDAARDTARLARESVSVVEWLEHLLHPWASYVVVPVFALANVGVVIGSDLVETTSRSPVALGVLLGKVVGKALGITAFTWIACRLGLSSLPAGVRWRQVVGIGAVAGVGFTVSLFFVDLSFADPDLQDEAKLAVLVASAAAAGLGALLLRADGRGEVSAAEDPG; this is encoded by the coding sequence ATGACTGCCGCCGCCGACGATGGCGATGCGAGGGCCCACGGCGGGCAGGGTAGCCGGGGCCGTCGTCGTCTACCCTCTCCGCCGGGGTGTGCCGGGAAGACTGGTCGGCGGCCGGTCGTCGACGCCCAGGAGCCTCCCGTGGTCACGCCTTCCCGTTGGTCGAGATCGCGACCCGACCGCCCGCCCACCACGCCCGCGCGGGCCAGCACGGTCGCCCGGCCCGTGCGCGAGTTCTTCGCGACAGAGGCGAGTGGCGGGCTCGTCCTGCTCGGGGCCGCCGCGGTTGCGCTGGTGTGGGCGAACTCTCCCTGGCAGGCGAGCTACCGGACGCTCTGGTCCACGAACCTGTCGCTCGGTGTCGGCGGGTACTCGATCGACGGCGCGCTGCGACTCTGGGTCAACGAGGGCCTGATGACGATCTTCTTCCTCGTGGTCGGGCTGGAGATCCGCCGCGAGCTGGCGTCGGGCGAGCTGCGGGATCGTCGGCGGGCCGCGCTGCCCGTCCTGGCTGCCGCGGGCGGCATGCTCGTGCCCGCCCTGCTCTATCTCGTCGTGAATGCAGGCGGGCGCGGCGCGCGGGGCTGGGGCATCCCCATGGCCACCGACATCGCCTTCTCGCTCGGTGTCGTGGCGCTCCTCGGTCGATGCGTCCCCGCGTCGTTGCGGCTCTTCCTGCTCACCCTGGCCGTTGCCGACGACCTCGGCGCGCTCGTCGTGCTCGTCGCGGCCTACTCGACGGGTGTCTCCATGAGAGCGCTCGTCGTCGCCGTCGCGCTCGTCCTCCTCGTCGTGGTGCTGAAGCGGATCGGTGTTCGGTGGACCCCGCTCTACGTCGGGGTGGGCGTTGCGATCTGGCTGGCCCTCCATGAAGCGGGTGTCAACCCCACGCTGGCGGGTGTGGCCATGGGGCTCCTGGCGCCCGTTGAGCCGGCTCTTCCCGAGCACGCGATCGCGACCGTACGCTCCCGCCTCGGGGACGTGTCGACCGTGGACGCGGCTCGCGACACCGCCCGCCTGGCGCGCGAGTCGGTCTCGGTCGTCGAGTGGCTCGAGCACCTGCTGCACCCGTGGGCGAGCTACGTGGTGGTGCCTGTGTTCGCGCTGGCCAACGTCGGTGTCGTGATCGGGAGCGACCTGGTCGAGACGACGTCGCGTTCACCGGTGGCGCTCGGGGTGCTGCTCGGGAAGGTGGTCGGCAAGGCGTTGGGCATCACTGCGTTCACGTGGATCGCGTGTCGGCTCGGGCTGAGCTCGCTCCCCGCCGGCGTCCGTTGGCGCCAGGTCGTCGGAATCGGTGCGGTCGCCGGCGTCGGGTTCACGGTCTCGCTGTTCTTCGTCGACCTGTCGTTCGCTGACCCCGACCTGCAGGACGAGGCCAAGCTCGCGGTCCTCGTGGCGTCGGCCGCGGCCGCCGGTCTGGGCGCGCTGCTGCTCCGCGCCGACGGGCGAGGCGAGGTTTCCGCTGCCGAAGACCCCGGGTAG
- a CDS encoding NAD(P)/FAD-dependent oxidoreductase: MSDDVDAVVIGSGPNGLVAAATLARAGWSVTVLERNAVAGGAVRSDALTQPGYVHDTHSAFYGLLHASPVFADLDLGRRVNWARHEVPVSAVVDPHTAALCHRDVDRTAAGLAAFDPLDGPAWLDLQHWWTRVGTRFLRVMLSPLPSTGPALRLLRTAGVRGMLELAKTQLEPVETFVRNDFRSAAARALVAAGISHTDLGVDATGSTPPALILCMLAQQVGMPVPVGGAGRLADALVALVEEAGGSVRVNAEVTRVVVEHGRATAVVTADGTTVRAGRAVLADTGPARLCSGLVGEDHLPPSYLAQLRRFRYGTGIFKLDLALDGQVPWQAEGLDRCAVVHVVGDLDTMARSAFESRRGLLPAEPLLVVGQQSVADPTRAPAGGHTLWVETHVPPVPLGDGAGLIPPGPWPQVCDAFLDRVLDRLDRHAPGLRGRIVGTAVRTPPDLEAENPNLVGGDLGAGSIAIDQQLVFRPVAGWFRYDTPVKGLYLCSASAHPGGGVHGMVGRNCAYRVLARARLRRT, translated from the coding sequence GTGAGCGACGATGTCGACGCGGTCGTCATCGGCTCGGGCCCCAATGGCCTGGTGGCCGCGGCGACCTTGGCGCGGGCGGGGTGGAGCGTCACCGTGCTCGAGCGCAACGCGGTGGCGGGAGGCGCGGTCCGCAGCGACGCGCTGACGCAGCCCGGCTACGTGCACGACACCCATTCCGCGTTCTACGGCCTGCTCCACGCGTCGCCCGTGTTCGCCGACCTCGACCTCGGTCGACGGGTGAACTGGGCGCGGCACGAGGTGCCGGTGAGCGCGGTCGTCGACCCCCACACCGCCGCCCTCTGTCACCGCGACGTCGATCGCACCGCCGCGGGCCTGGCTGCGTTCGACCCGCTCGACGGGCCCGCGTGGCTCGACCTCCAGCACTGGTGGACGCGGGTCGGCACGCGCTTCCTGCGCGTCATGCTCTCGCCGCTGCCCTCGACCGGTCCCGCGTTGCGCCTGCTGCGTACCGCGGGTGTGCGGGGCATGCTCGAGCTGGCCAAGACCCAGCTCGAGCCGGTCGAGACGTTCGTCCGCAACGACTTCCGCTCGGCCGCGGCTCGCGCGCTCGTGGCCGCGGGCATCTCCCACACCGACCTCGGGGTCGACGCCACCGGGAGCACGCCCCCCGCGCTGATCCTCTGCATGCTGGCCCAACAGGTGGGGATGCCCGTTCCGGTCGGCGGCGCGGGCCGGCTGGCAGACGCGCTGGTCGCGTTGGTGGAGGAGGCGGGCGGAAGCGTCCGCGTGAACGCCGAGGTGACGCGCGTCGTCGTCGAACACGGGCGTGCGACCGCCGTCGTCACGGCGGACGGCACGACCGTCCGCGCCGGCCGCGCGGTCCTGGCGGACACCGGCCCCGCGCGCCTGTGCTCCGGCCTCGTGGGCGAGGACCACCTGCCGCCGTCGTACCTCGCGCAGCTGCGCCGCTTCCGCTACGGCACCGGCATCTTCAAGCTCGACCTCGCGCTCGACGGTCAGGTGCCGTGGCAGGCCGAGGGCCTCGACCGGTGCGCCGTAGTGCACGTCGTCGGCGACCTCGACACGATGGCGCGCTCCGCGTTCGAGTCTCGTCGCGGGCTGCTGCCGGCCGAGCCGCTGCTCGTGGTCGGCCAGCAGAGCGTGGCCGACCCGACACGCGCGCCCGCCGGCGGCCACACGCTCTGGGTGGAGACGCACGTGCCCCCCGTGCCGCTGGGCGACGGCGCCGGTCTCATTCCCCCCGGGCCGTGGCCGCAGGTGTGCGACGCGTTCCTCGACCGCGTGCTCGACCGCCTCGACCGGCACGCGCCGGGTCTGCGCGGTCGCATCGTGGGCACCGCCGTGCGCACGCCGCCCGACCTCGAAGCCGAGAACCCCAACCTGGTCGGCGGCGACCTCGGTGCGGGCTCCATCGCCATCGACCAGCAGCTCGTGTTCCGGCCCGTGGCCGGCTGGTTCCGCTACGACACGCCGGTCAAGGGCCTCTATCTGTGCTCGGCCTCGGCCCACCCGGGCGGCGGCGTCCACGGGATGGTCGGGCGCAACTGCGCGTACCGGGTGCTGGCCCGGGCGCGACTGCGCCGCACGTAG
- a CDS encoding response regulator transcription factor — translation MRVVLAEDNYLVREGVRRLVEAQAELELIAVCEDLDSLLAAVDEHEPDVVLTDIRMPPTGTDEGIRAAEHLRDSHPDVGVVVLSQYDEPTYAIALLERGSSGRAYLLKERVSDVDQLLAAIREVKRGGSVIDPRVVEGLVNARARARQSPLARLTPRENEIMAEMAQGKNNAAIAATLSLSERAVEKHINSIFSKLGLSQETDAHRRVKAVLLFLSDQGG, via the coding sequence ATCCGGGTTGTGCTCGCGGAGGACAACTACCTGGTGCGCGAAGGAGTGCGCCGGCTCGTCGAGGCGCAGGCGGAGCTCGAGTTGATCGCGGTGTGCGAGGACCTCGACTCGCTCCTCGCCGCGGTCGACGAGCACGAGCCCGACGTCGTCCTCACCGACATCCGCATGCCGCCGACGGGCACCGACGAGGGCATTCGCGCCGCCGAGCACCTGCGCGACAGCCACCCCGACGTCGGTGTCGTCGTGCTCAGCCAGTACGACGAGCCGACCTACGCGATCGCGCTGCTCGAGCGGGGGTCATCGGGCCGCGCCTACCTGTTGAAGGAACGGGTCTCCGACGTCGACCAGCTGCTCGCCGCCATCCGCGAGGTGAAGCGGGGCGGCTCGGTGATCGACCCGAGGGTCGTCGAGGGCCTCGTCAACGCCCGGGCCCGGGCCAGGCAGTCGCCGTTGGCGCGGCTCACGCCGCGGGAGAACGAGATCATGGCGGAGATGGCCCAGGGCAAGAACAACGCCGCCATCGCGGCCACCCTCAGCTTGAGCGAGCGGGCCGTTGAGAAGCACATCAACTCGATCTTCTCCAAGCTCGGTTTGAGCCAGGAGACCGACGCCCACCGCCGCGTCAAGGCGGTGCTGCTGTTCCTGTCCGACCAGGGGGGCTGA
- a CDS encoding ABC transporter ATP-binding protein, with protein MTEALGANGSVADVRGVRKTYESEGVPVRALRGVDLTIEPGEFVAIMGPSGCGKSTLLNLIAGLDTPTDGEIAVAGESLQGKDENALARMRRAHIGIVFQFFNLLEGMSVLENVTLPAIIAGSSRKQAESRARDLLDLLGLADKAKNAPGVLSGGQRQRLAIARALANQPTLVLADEPTGALDSEGGEEILELFRRLHGAGQAIMLVTHDQSVADAASRLVRMRDGRIENGTA; from the coding sequence ATGACGGAAGCGCTCGGCGCCAACGGATCCGTCGCCGACGTGCGTGGGGTGCGCAAGACCTACGAGTCGGAGGGCGTGCCGGTGCGTGCGCTGCGCGGCGTCGACCTCACGATCGAGCCCGGGGAGTTCGTCGCCATCATGGGCCCGTCGGGCTGTGGCAAGTCGACGTTGCTCAACCTCATCGCAGGCCTCGACACCCCGACCGACGGCGAGATCGCCGTCGCGGGCGAGTCTCTGCAGGGCAAGGACGAGAACGCGCTCGCGCGCATGCGCCGCGCGCACATCGGCATCGTCTTCCAGTTCTTCAACCTCCTCGAGGGGATGAGCGTGCTGGAGAACGTCACCCTGCCGGCGATCATCGCGGGCTCGTCACGCAAGCAGGCAGAGTCACGCGCGCGCGACCTGCTCGACCTGCTCGGCCTGGCGGACAAGGCGAAGAACGCGCCGGGCGTGCTCTCGGGCGGACAGCGCCAGCGCCTCGCGATCGCACGCGCGCTTGCCAACCAGCCGACGCTCGTGCTGGCCGACGAGCCCACCGGCGCGCTCGATTCCGAGGGTGGCGAGGAGATCCTCGAGCTCTTCCGCCGGCTCCATGGGGCGGGACAGGCGATCATGCTCGTCACGCACGACCAGTCCGTCGCGGACGCAGCCAGCCGCCTGGTGCGAATGCGCGACGGGCGCATCGAGAACGGCACCGCCTGA
- a CDS encoding cyclic nucleotide-binding domain-containing protein → MRIESSVISISWIPSEAIKGAGTRVPFEMGIAHYDAPLPETVDDLDALRRADAFRFANELRAWIDVEDGRVVGHGHLGQGHIGSTTLRLGRREATFEAVALPDLRPDPVVTPTSVRFVQTAGGRTGVPAPRRVRRKPFVQFRAPLAWTTLALTVHADGSSTHEVVGASPFPRHWIYDSDGNLAAKSGLIDFSTWYRRAFGKHSPWGDEDSPALVTEVETALERQLSTAVMRGGKKPRLRKLGEGETLTEQGKPGDELFLLLDGVLRVEVDGERMAELGPGAILGERAILEGGLRTSTLRAVTPCKVAVASADDLDPAALAEVSQSHRREEHRS, encoded by the coding sequence ATGCGCATCGAATCATCGGTCATCTCGATCTCGTGGATCCCGTCGGAGGCCATCAAGGGAGCGGGTACGCGGGTGCCCTTCGAGATGGGGATCGCCCACTACGACGCGCCGCTCCCCGAGACCGTCGACGACCTCGACGCGCTGCGCCGGGCCGACGCCTTCCGCTTCGCCAACGAGCTGCGGGCGTGGATCGACGTGGAGGACGGCCGCGTCGTCGGGCACGGACACCTCGGGCAGGGCCACATCGGATCCACGACCTTGCGGTTGGGCCGCCGCGAGGCGACGTTCGAAGCGGTTGCCCTCCCCGACCTGCGCCCCGATCCGGTCGTCACTCCTACGTCCGTGCGCTTCGTCCAGACGGCGGGAGGGCGCACGGGCGTGCCCGCGCCACGCCGCGTGCGACGCAAGCCGTTCGTGCAGTTCCGCGCCCCGCTCGCGTGGACGACGCTCGCGCTGACCGTGCACGCCGACGGTTCGTCCACCCACGAGGTCGTGGGCGCGAGCCCCTTCCCGCGGCACTGGATCTACGACAGCGACGGCAACCTGGCGGCCAAGTCCGGGCTCATCGACTTCTCGACGTGGTACCGCCGCGCGTTCGGCAAGCACTCCCCCTGGGGCGACGAGGACTCCCCCGCGCTCGTCACCGAGGTCGAGACCGCGCTCGAGCGTCAGCTGTCGACCGCGGTCATGCGCGGTGGGAAGAAGCCGCGGCTGCGCAAGCTCGGCGAGGGCGAGACGCTCACCGAGCAGGGGAAGCCGGGCGACGAGCTCTTCCTCCTGCTCGACGGCGTGCTGCGTGTCGAGGTCGACGGCGAGCGCATGGCCGAGCTGGGCCCCGGCGCCATCCTCGGCGAGCGAGCCATCCTCGAGGGCGGGTTGCGCACCTCCACCCTGCGGGCCGTGACCCCCTGCAAGGTGGCAGTGGCGTCGGCCGACGACCTCGACCCCGCCGCGCTCGCGGAGGTGAGCCAGAGCCACCGCCGCGAGGAACACCGTTCGTGA
- a CDS encoding GAF domain-containing sensor histidine kinase has protein sequence MATALDRVLAGETRAGPRATETRSRVPLLLVPLALALVGVTWARVDDAASLRLLPMSLLVVAWLVAGGVLRARRPSEPLGLLLLALATGASIGMASTVESGPFADLVTRMVAALLPFAGLHVLVTLPDGSFTARSHRTVVLVGYATGALVGLGLWAARPSLPWWPIALEVVLAGAVGFPMANGRYRRAAVRERQRMQWFGCALAIAAEVAVVVTAMRVLVSWPQHVVPTIAIATLLLPAALIATASGRWVGRADRVLTYCVSLAGLSGVVVAVYMVIVLGLGRTPSANERTLLVLSMVAAGVAAALCLPARERLERFANRLVYGERHAPDEVLRTFGSRLSRAVPLDELLLQMVESLRKTLALQAAEVWTGSNGLLERTVSVPELGAARVSLNASEEPVVARAGVSGPAWVEVWLPALLPQGDDPILRVAPITNSGELLGLIVARRASGSERFNDEDDRVLTELARQVGLALHNVQLDSALQASLDEVRRQASELQASRARIVAASDQARRQIERNLHDGAQQHLVALAVNVRLARQLADADPEQAKLILDELGGELQDAVQELRELAHGIYPPLLMDQGLTAALRAAAGRSPLDVEIEGETTSRYPPDVEAAVYFCCLEALQNAAKYAGEGSHVTVHVHEDEGKLGFEVADDGAGFDPTTRAGGAGFTNMNDRLGAMGGSLRVESAPGKGTHIFGAIPL, from the coding sequence ATGGCGACCGCGCTCGACCGGGTGCTCGCCGGGGAAACCCGTGCCGGCCCGCGCGCCACCGAGACGCGCTCGCGCGTCCCGCTGCTGCTCGTCCCGTTGGCGCTGGCGCTCGTGGGCGTCACGTGGGCGCGTGTCGACGACGCGGCTTCGCTCCGCCTCCTCCCGATGTCGCTGCTCGTCGTGGCATGGCTCGTGGCAGGCGGGGTGCTGCGCGCGCGCCGCCCGAGCGAGCCCCTGGGCCTCCTGCTCCTCGCGCTCGCCACGGGCGCGTCGATCGGCATGGCGTCCACGGTGGAATCGGGCCCGTTCGCCGACCTCGTGACGCGCATGGTGGCCGCGCTGCTCCCATTCGCGGGCCTGCACGTGCTCGTCACGTTGCCGGACGGCTCCTTCACCGCCCGTTCGCACCGCACGGTCGTACTGGTGGGCTACGCGACCGGCGCCCTCGTGGGGCTTGGGCTCTGGGCGGCCCGTCCCTCGTTGCCCTGGTGGCCGATCGCGCTCGAGGTCGTGCTGGCCGGTGCCGTCGGGTTCCCGATGGCGAACGGCCGTTACCGGCGGGCGGCCGTGCGGGAGCGTCAGCGCATGCAGTGGTTCGGTTGCGCGCTCGCGATCGCAGCCGAAGTCGCGGTCGTCGTCACCGCGATGCGCGTGCTGGTCAGCTGGCCGCAGCACGTCGTTCCGACGATCGCGATCGCAACCCTGCTCCTGCCTGCCGCGCTCATCGCCACCGCGTCGGGTCGTTGGGTGGGTCGCGCCGATCGGGTGCTCACCTACTGTGTCTCGCTCGCCGGGCTCAGCGGTGTGGTGGTCGCCGTTTACATGGTCATCGTGCTCGGGCTCGGGCGGACACCGTCCGCCAACGAACGCACGCTGCTGGTCCTGTCGATGGTCGCGGCGGGAGTCGCCGCCGCGCTCTGCCTACCGGCGCGTGAGCGGCTGGAGCGCTTCGCCAATCGCCTCGTCTACGGCGAGCGCCACGCGCCCGACGAGGTGCTGCGCACGTTCGGCAGCCGTCTCTCTCGCGCGGTGCCGCTCGACGAGCTGCTGCTCCAGATGGTCGAGTCCCTCCGCAAGACCCTGGCCCTCCAGGCCGCCGAGGTGTGGACCGGGTCCAACGGGCTCCTCGAGCGGACCGTCTCGGTGCCCGAGCTGGGCGCGGCGCGTGTCTCCCTGAACGCGTCCGAGGAGCCCGTCGTGGCGCGCGCCGGCGTGTCCGGGCCCGCGTGGGTCGAGGTCTGGCTGCCCGCGCTGCTGCCGCAGGGCGACGACCCCATCCTGCGGGTGGCGCCCATCACCAACTCGGGCGAGCTCCTCGGGCTGATCGTGGCGCGGCGGGCATCGGGGTCCGAGCGCTTCAACGACGAGGACGACCGCGTGCTCACCGAGCTCGCCCGTCAGGTCGGGCTCGCCCTGCACAACGTGCAGCTCGACTCCGCGCTGCAGGCCTCGCTCGACGAGGTGCGGCGCCAGGCGAGCGAGCTCCAAGCCTCGCGCGCCCGCATCGTCGCCGCGTCCGACCAGGCCCGGCGCCAGATCGAGCGCAACCTGCACGACGGGGCCCAGCAGCACCTCGTCGCGCTCGCGGTCAACGTCCGCCTGGCCCGCCAGCTCGCCGACGCCGATCCCGAGCAGGCCAAGCTCATCCTCGACGAGCTGGGCGGGGAGCTGCAGGACGCGGTGCAGGAGCTGCGCGAGCTGGCCCACGGCATCTATCCGCCCCTGCTCATGGACCAGGGCCTCACCGCCGCCCTCCGCGCCGCGGCCGGTCGGTCGCCGCTCGACGTGGAGATCGAGGGTGAGACGACCTCGCGCTACCCGCCCGACGTCGAGGCGGCTGTCTACTTCTGCTGCCTGGAGGCGCTGCAGAACGCGGCCAAGTACGCCGGCGAGGGCTCCCACGTGACGGTCCACGTGCACGAGGACGAAGGCAAGCTCGGGTTCGAGGTCGCCGACGACGGTGCCGGCTTCGATCCCACGACGCGCGCCGGGGGCGCCGGCTTCACCAACATGAACGACCGCCTGGGCGCCATGGGCGGCTCACTGCGCGTCGAGTCCGCGCCCGGCAAGGGCACGCACATCTTCGGCGCGATCCCCCTGTGA